A region of the Candidatus Nanosynbacter lyticus genome:
CTTGGCCATATTGTGTTGGCAGGCCAACTTTATCACTCAAATCAACCACCACCCGCTCGGCAGTTTTTTTACCGACGCCAGCAGCTTTTTGCACAAACGCACTGTCGGCGTTAGCAATGGCGTTACGCACCTGCTCCGCGTCGCCGAGACTAAGAATCGCTAATGCGGCTTTTGGACCAACACCCTGAACCGTGATGAGCATTTCAAACATTTTCTTTGCTGCTAGACTTGAAAAACCAAACAACTCTTCCGCCTGCTCACGAACATGATGATAGGTATAAAACTTGACATCCTGGTCCAGCACCACCGCGTCAAAATCACCAGCCGCCACGCTAACTTCATAGCCAACGCCGTGAACGTCAATCACCAATGACCCATTAAATTTCTCGGCAACTTTTCCAAAAACATGTGCAATCATAATTCAATTATACCCGATTCATCGCTGCGTGGGTAATTGCCGCCGCCAGAGCATCAGCACAATCATCTGGTTTTGGCACATCCTTTAGTCCCAAGTTTAAGCGCACCATTTCCTGGACTTGCTTTTTATCAGCCTTGCCATAGCCCGTCAACGTCTGTTTGATCTGTAGCGGCGTATATTCGGCAATCGGCAGCCCTGCCTTTCGGCCCGTCAACATCGCCACGCCACGCGCTTCTGCCACGGAAATTGCCGTCGTCACGTTACGCGCAAAAAACAATTTTTCAATCGACATCACATCAGGCTTAGTCTCTGTAATAATCTCCGTCAAACTGTCAAAAATCTCCTCCAGCCGCTCATCAATCGGCGTATGAGCTGGTGTTCTGACGACACCCGCAGTGACCAGCTTGAACTTACCGCCCGAAAAATCAATCACACCAAAGCCCAAAATACCTGTGCCTGGATCGATACCAATAATTCTCATGGTATGTATTATAGCAATGATTTGACTACTCGGTCACTAACTCATCGCCGCAATCGTCGTATCAATTGCGACAGCTCCCATCGCCACTGCCACGCACCGTAGCCTACCGCCAATAAGCCAACGCCACCAAATACCCACCAACCCCAGGTCGCGCCAGCAACGCGCTGAACACCCGCTGTCGCTGAACCAACAACTGGTATGCTGGCGGTTTTTATCTTCCGACAACGCCGAGTGGTTGGATTGCGCTCAAAACCTTCCGGGCAGTCTTTTAGGATATCATCGGCAGCGGCAATTTTCTTACAACGACCAGTTGCTGGGTTGCGAAATTGACCATCAGGACAGGGCTTCAAGGTTTTAGCAGCAGCCGAGGCAATTGAGCGACAGCGACCAGTTTCCTCACTGCGGTAGTATCCTTCTTTGCATGGCGTTACGGTTTTTGCTGCTTCGATTTTCCGACAGCGACGCGTTTCAGGATGCCGATATTGACCAGCTGGACACGGCGCCAACACATCAGACACAGTAGGCGGCGTTGGAATTTTCAAGCATTTACCCGACTCATTACGCATATAGCCAGCCTGGCAATCTGCATATTCCTTCAACACATTGGCAGCACCCTCAGTCACCGCAAACGTTTGGACCCATTCACCGTCAAGCAAACTCCAGGAGGCGCCCTTTGGCATTTTGTCATATTCAGTGGCGTCAATTTCCGCGCCAGCCTCGTCCAGGACATACACCTTACCCTTCATTTTTGGCAATTTTAATTTCGTATGTTTCACCTTAACCGCCCACAACTCGCCAGACTTCAGTTCAATATCACCAAGTACTTCTTGTGAATTATTACTGCTAGTCTCCAACTTACAGCCAGCTGTCGTGATGGCCTTGTCGCTCACATTCACTAGTTCGATGAACGGCTCGTCAACATGAGAGGCAACTTCATTCAGCTTCAAACCTTCACACTTATTCAGTGGTTTTGGTGACTCAGGAGTTTTGCAATGCGGACGTGCGTATGGCGCAACTTCCTGATCATCAGCTGTTTTGTTTGATGAAAAGTCAGCCAGATTATTTTTCGAATCAACGATGAGCTTACCAGCAAAACAGCGCCAGATAGTTTTGACACCACCAGCTACCGGTGCACCCAAAAATTTCTTTGCCTCACCCCAGCCAACAACATCGGCAGTTGACCCGTCAGATCGCGACAACACCACTGACCCTTCACCCTGAATCATATTCGGTACCTTATCAAACTTCACCGCTTTTGTTAGTGTCGGATCATTTGAAATCACCAAAAAGTCATTGGCTAAAATAACCTCATTTTTAAACTCTTTTCCACCAGTCTTTACATCAGCCTTATAGTGTTCAATTTTCCAACCCGCTAGCTTCACATTACTGTCTGTTGGATTATACAGCTCAATATATTTCTTGTCGGGGCTAACTTTTGAGATCAACAATGGCGCTGTTTTTTCGAGTGCTTCGTCAGTTATTGGTGCTGGCTGAGAGATTGGGTGTGCTGGCTCGGCAGCTGGCGGATTAGGTTGTGCTACCGGTTTTGCAGTTGGTTGCTCGTCAGCTGGGTTTGGCTCTGGTTGGGACGAAGGCGCAGTAGCAGCTGAGTTGGGGCTGGATGGTAATATGTCGTTTGCTGGTGTCTCAGTCGTCTGTGATATGTCACCGCCAGATGCCGCCTCAGCTCCCGCATTAGCAACCGCCAAAACTGACGGCGACGGCATGATCAATGCCGCGATTAGTGTCATAAGTAGTGTGTTACGCAAATATTTCATGCTCGCTCCTTGCTTATGGTTAACTAACTCTTAGTGTAGCGTACTTTTCGCCAAAATAAAAACCACTCCAAAAAAGGAGCGATTTTTTCTGACATTAATTTTTATTCCGCAGTAATATCGGCATTGGTGTGTACATTCACCACATCATCCAGGTCATCCAGTGCATCAATAACTTTCATTAATTTCTGTGCGGTTTCTGAATCTGCAATCTCAATTGGCGTATTAACAATATAGCGCAGCTCGGCGTCTTTTACTTTCAATCCCTGCTCGACCAATTTATTCCTAACACTCGCCAAATCCTTCAACTCCGTGTAAATAATGATTTCGCCGTCTTCTTCGACCGCATCTTCAGCGCCAGCATCCAGCACTTGCAGGAGCAATTCCTCGCCCGTGCCTTCCACAGTGATTACCCCCTTGCGGGTAAACTGAAACGCCACACTGCCGGCGTCAGCGATTCGCCCGCCGTTTTTCACCAACGCCGTTTTTACTTCTGGCAAGGTGCGATTACGATTATCGGTCGCTGTTTCAATGATAATGCCGACGCCGCCCGGGCCGTAACCTTCATAGGTAATTTCCTCCAGTGCCGCCGCGCTCTTATCCGCCACGCGGTCGATTGCTCGCTGAATGTTAGAACTTGGCATGTTGGCCGCCTTAGCTTTTTCAATCGCCATCGCCAAACTTGAGTTTAAGGATGGGTCTGTACCGCCACGTGCTGCAATCGCAATTTGATTACCCAACTTCGTGAAAATCGCGCCACGCTTTGCATCAACAACTGCCTTCTGCCGGTGCGTCG
Encoded here:
- a CDS encoding YebC/PmpR family DNA-binding transcriptional regulator, giving the protein MSGHSKWATTHRQKAVVDAKRGAIFTKLGNQIAIAARGGTDPSLNSSLAMAIEKAKAANMPSSNIQRAIDRVADKSAAALEEITYEGYGPGGVGIIIETATDNRNRTLPEVKTALVKNGGRIADAGSVAFQFTRKGVITVEGTGEELLLQVLDAGAEDAVEEDGEIIIYTELKDLASVRNKLVEQGLKVKDAELRYIVNTPIEIADSETAQKLMKVIDALDDLDDVVNVHTNADITAE
- the ruvA gene encoding Holliday junction branch migration protein RuvA → MIAHVFGKVAEKFNGSLVIDVHGVGYEVSVAAGDFDAVVLDQDVKFYTYHHVREQAEELFGFSSLAAKKMFEMLITVQGVGPKAALAILSLGDAEQVRNAIANADSAFVQKAAGVGKKTAERVVVDLSDKVGLPTQYGQADAPVQTELNTSDEALEALMALGYTLADATKALENVDVNLPTAQRVTEALKR
- the ruvC gene encoding crossover junction endodeoxyribonuclease RuvC, which produces MRIIGIDPGTGILGFGVIDFSGGKFKLVTAGVVRTPAHTPIDERLEEIFDSLTEIITETKPDVMSIEKLFFARNVTTAISVAEARGVAMLTGRKAGLPIAEYTPLQIKQTLTGYGKADKKQVQEMVRLNLGLKDVPKPDDCADALAAAITHAAMNRV
- a CDS encoding lamin tail domain-containing protein, which produces MKYLRNTLLMTLIAALIMPSPSVLAVANAGAEAASGGDISQTTETPANDILPSSPNSAATAPSSQPEPNPADEQPTAKPVAQPNPPAAEPAHPISQPAPITDEALEKTAPLLISKVSPDKKYIELYNPTDSNVKLAGWKIEHYKADVKTGGKEFKNEVILANDFLVISNDPTLTKAVKFDKVPNMIQGEGSVVLSRSDGSTADVVGWGEAKKFLGAPVAGGVKTIWRCFAGKLIVDSKNNLADFSSNKTADDQEVAPYARPHCKTPESPKPLNKCEGLKLNEVASHVDEPFIELVNVSDKAITTAGCKLETSSNNSQEVLGDIELKSGELWAVKVKHTKLKLPKMKGKVYVLDEAGAEIDATEYDKMPKGASWSLLDGEWVQTFAVTEGAANVLKEYADCQAGYMRNESGKCLKIPTPPTVSDVLAPCPAGQYRHPETRRCRKIEAAKTVTPCKEGYYRSEETGRCRSIASAAAKTLKPCPDGQFRNPATGRCKKIAAADDILKDCPEGFERNPTTRRCRKIKTASIPVVGSATAGVQRVAGATWGWWVFGGVGLLAVGYGAWQWRWELSQLIRRLRR